One region of Candidatus Peribacteraceae bacterium genomic DNA includes:
- a CDS encoding hydrolase, giving the protein MENATDQCCPTFRPEKWEGKTHHWQGARFLRETIPTFFHIPFPPMIGKRITKMWKAAHEAQAEPPREDWLVLFNDPTPFRSELLMGVTKPVEGADNVQISGTFVSKVYDGSYNAMPKFMKEMDAYLQGQNSKASTYYIHYAYCPKCAKEAGHNYMVLFAQTGV; this is encoded by the coding sequence ATGGAAAACGCCACTGACCAATGCTGCCCCACATTCCGCCCCGAAAAGTGGGAAGGGAAAACGCACCACTGGCAGGGCGCCCGCTTCCTACGGGAAACCATCCCCACCTTCTTCCACATCCCCTTCCCTCCCATGATCGGAAAGAGGATCACCAAGATGTGGAAGGCGGCGCATGAGGCGCAAGCCGAACCGCCCCGGGAAGACTGGCTGGTGCTTTTCAACGACCCCACCCCCTTCCGCTCCGAGCTGCTCATGGGAGTCACCAAGCCCGTTGAGGGGGCGGATAACGTGCAGATCTCCGGCACCTTTGTGAGCAAGGTCTACGACGGTTCCTACAACGCCATGCCCAAGTTCATGAAGGAGATGGATGCGTACTTGCAAGGCCAAAACAGCAAAGCCTCCACGTACTACATCCACTACGCCTACTGCCCCAAGTGCGCCAAGGAAGCCGGCCACAACTACATGGTCCTGTTCGCGCAGACGGGGGTGTAG
- the purB gene encoding adenylosuccinate lyase: MEGALSPLDGRYASTVEPLRGFFSEEALMRARVTVEVRYFLALAREPGVRELPKVNARDTRELLRIAEKFSAQDAKRIKDIESVTRHDVKAVEYFLREQFKKIASLRRSGEFLHFGLTSEDVNNLAYGLLIHAALKQVLLPALKGLHGSLAKFGRSALKVPMLSLTHGQPATPTTVGKEFLVFADRLDRQIAQLRAFKMQGKLGGAVGNFAAHKAAYPHVHWERFRAQFVKGLGLTPLTHTTQINPHDDIAELSHLFHRIDTILLDLCRDAWLYVSRGVFTQKVVAGEVGSSTMPHKVNPIDFENAEGNLGIANALFDHFASKLPISRLQRDLSDSTVQRNLGVAFGYHFLALRSIERGMKKLTLDRAALKKELADHPEVIAEAIQTLLRKHGVPGGYEKLKALTRGEKVTRETFLRFIEGLPLSKEEKARLKGMA, translated from the coding sequence ATGGAAGGAGCCCTCTCCCCGTTAGACGGCCGCTACGCTTCCACAGTGGAGCCTCTGCGCGGCTTCTTTTCCGAAGAGGCGCTCATGCGCGCGCGTGTGACAGTGGAGGTGCGGTACTTCCTCGCCCTCGCCCGGGAACCCGGCGTGCGCGAGCTGCCCAAGGTGAACGCGCGCGACACGCGGGAGCTTCTGCGCATCGCGGAGAAGTTCTCCGCGCAGGACGCCAAGAGGATCAAGGACATCGAATCCGTCACGCGCCATGACGTGAAGGCGGTGGAGTACTTCCTTCGGGAGCAGTTCAAGAAGATCGCCTCCCTCCGCCGCTCCGGGGAGTTCCTCCACTTCGGCCTCACGAGCGAGGACGTCAACAACCTGGCCTACGGTCTCCTCATCCACGCCGCCCTCAAGCAGGTGCTCCTCCCCGCGCTCAAAGGGCTCCACGGCTCGTTGGCGAAGTTCGGGCGAAGCGCGCTCAAGGTGCCCATGCTCAGCCTCACGCACGGTCAGCCGGCCACCCCCACCACCGTGGGCAAGGAGTTCCTGGTGTTTGCAGACAGGCTCGACCGCCAAATCGCACAGCTGCGCGCCTTCAAGATGCAGGGCAAGCTGGGCGGGGCGGTGGGGAACTTCGCCGCGCACAAGGCCGCGTATCCCCACGTCCACTGGGAACGGTTCCGCGCGCAGTTTGTGAAAGGCCTGGGGCTCACCCCGCTCACGCACACCACGCAGATCAACCCCCACGACGACATCGCGGAGCTTAGCCACCTCTTCCACCGCATCGACACCATCCTCCTGGACCTCTGCCGCGACGCATGGCTTTACGTCTCCCGCGGCGTCTTTACGCAGAAGGTCGTGGCCGGGGAAGTGGGCTCCTCCACCATGCCGCACAAGGTGAACCCCATAGACTTCGAGAACGCGGAGGGGAACCTTGGCATCGCCAACGCGCTCTTCGACCACTTCGCCTCCAAGCTCCCCATAAGCCGCCTCCAGCGCGACCTCTCCGATTCCACCGTGCAACGGAACCTGGGCGTGGCGTTCGGCTACCACTTCCTTGCCCTCCGTTCCATCGAGCGAGGAATGAAGAAGCTCACGCTGGACCGCGCCGCCCTCAAAAAGGAACTCGCCGACCATCCCGAGGTGATCGCCGAAGCCATCCAAACGCTCCTGCGCAAGCACGGCGTCCCCGGCGGGTACGAAAAGCTCAAGGCGCTCACGCGGGGGGAGAAGGTCACCCGCGAAACGTTCCTGCGTTTCATCGAGGGCCTGCCCCTTTCCAAAGAGGAGAAGGCGAGGCTGAAGGGGATGGCATGA
- the ftsH gene encoding ATP-dependent zinc metalloprotease FtsH, producing the protein MSPAPYRPPQRSRQQWLLSAFLFSTLVFLSLLFLLNPQRESDREFAEAKQVPLSEITQGYASGKLEKILVRDNKVFATQKDGGVLQSYKENTDTVSQLGWNDPQNPTVVEVENRETANLFFAILPDLLFFLLVLSGVIWLFRGIARSQSTALSFGKSKARIADAKQVKTRFLDVAGAEEAKEDLVEVVDFLKNPKKYTSIGAKIPRGVLLVGSPGTGKTLLARAVAGEAGVPFFSIAGSEFVEMFVGVGASRVRDLFARAKRNAPCIIFIDEIDAVGRQRGGAGFGGGHDEREQTLNQILTEMDGFEQGTNVIVMAATNRPDVLDIALLRPGRFDRRIFIDKPDLAAREKILEVHGRNKKVARGVKLLDIARQTVGLTGADLENIMNEAAIFAAKRRHPGVTQKDLTDSVEKVTIGAEKKSRKLTQREKEITAYHELGHAVVGHLCPASDPLHKISIVSRGSALGVTWFLPEEDRYTTSRSKFLDDICGLLGGRAAEEIIFKEITTGASNDLERASQIARNMAMRYGMGGEEIGLVAYGEKQGTVFLGTDPGISRNYGEAIAGKIDAFVQNTLKEQYERAREFLHTHRKKMDDLAKVLLQQETMSVEEFREIFEGKKRAEVTVAV; encoded by the coding sequence GTGTCCCCAGCCCCCTACAGACCCCCGCAGCGAAGCCGGCAGCAGTGGCTCCTGAGCGCTTTCCTCTTCAGCACCCTGGTGTTCCTGTCGCTGCTGTTTCTCCTCAATCCGCAGCGCGAGAGTGACCGGGAGTTTGCGGAAGCCAAACAAGTGCCGCTGAGCGAGATTACGCAGGGGTACGCGTCCGGCAAGCTGGAGAAGATTTTGGTGCGCGACAACAAGGTGTTCGCCACGCAGAAGGACGGCGGCGTGCTGCAATCGTATAAGGAGAACACCGATACCGTGAGCCAGCTCGGCTGGAACGATCCGCAAAATCCCACGGTGGTGGAAGTGGAGAACCGTGAGACGGCCAACCTGTTCTTCGCCATTTTGCCCGACCTCCTTTTCTTCCTCCTGGTGCTGAGCGGCGTCATCTGGCTCTTCCGCGGCATCGCGCGGAGCCAATCCACGGCGCTCTCGTTCGGCAAGTCCAAGGCGCGCATCGCGGATGCCAAGCAGGTGAAGACGCGCTTCCTGGACGTGGCGGGCGCGGAGGAAGCAAAGGAAGACCTGGTGGAGGTGGTGGATTTCCTCAAGAACCCCAAGAAGTACACGAGCATCGGCGCCAAGATCCCCCGCGGCGTGCTGCTCGTCGGGTCGCCCGGCACGGGGAAGACGCTCCTTGCGCGCGCGGTTGCGGGCGAGGCGGGCGTGCCGTTCTTCTCCATCGCGGGCTCGGAGTTCGTGGAGATGTTCGTGGGCGTGGGGGCCAGCCGCGTGCGGGACCTGTTCGCGCGGGCCAAGCGCAACGCGCCGTGCATCATCTTCATCGATGAGATAGACGCCGTCGGCCGCCAGCGCGGCGGCGCGGGGTTCGGCGGCGGGCACGATGAACGGGAGCAGACCCTCAACCAGATCCTCACCGAAATGGACGGCTTCGAGCAGGGCACCAACGTCATCGTAATGGCGGCCACCAACCGCCCCGACGTGCTGGATATAGCGCTCCTGCGTCCCGGGCGCTTCGACCGCCGCATCTTCATCGACAAGCCGGACCTGGCCGCGCGCGAGAAGATTTTGGAAGTCCATGGCCGCAACAAGAAGGTGGCGCGCGGCGTCAAACTGCTCGACATCGCCCGGCAGACGGTGGGCCTCACGGGCGCGGACTTGGAGAACATCATGAACGAGGCGGCCATCTTCGCCGCCAAGCGCCGGCATCCCGGCGTCACGCAGAAGGACCTCACGGATTCCGTGGAGAAGGTCACGATCGGCGCGGAGAAGAAATCCCGCAAGCTCACGCAGCGCGAGAAGGAGATTACGGCGTACCACGAGCTGGGCCATGCCGTCGTCGGCCACCTGTGCCCTGCTTCCGATCCCCTCCACAAGATCTCCATCGTCTCCCGCGGTTCCGCACTGGGCGTCACGTGGTTCCTCCCCGAGGAGGACCGCTACACCACCAGCCGTAGCAAGTTCCTGGATGACATCTGCGGCTTGCTGGGGGGGCGCGCGGCGGAGGAGATCATCTTCAAGGAAATCACCACGGGCGCCAGCAACGACCTGGAACGCGCTTCGCAGATCGCGCGCAATATGGCCATGCGGTACGGCATGGGCGGGGAGGAGATCGGCCTGGTGGCGTACGGCGAAAAACAGGGGACGGTGTTCCTGGGTACGGATCCGGGGATAAGCCGCAATTACGGCGAGGCGATCGCGGGGAAGATTGATGCCTTCGTGCAGAACACCCTCAAGGAGCAGTACGAGCGCGCCCGGGAATTCCTGCACACGCACCGCAAGAAGATGGATGACCTGGCCAAAGTGCTCCTGCAGCAGGAGACGATGAGCGTGGAGGAATTCCGAGAGATCTTCGAAGGGAAGAAGAGGGCGGAGGTGACGGTGGCTGTGTGA
- a CDS encoding DUF4215 domain-containing protein, with protein sequence MSTDANPQCQCAAGCDEDSDCADGDACTNDRCIQHQCQHDPMCCQTAADCAGVVAGMVDCDTNPCGCGCNLGFCYPIFGCEGGGFSSLGGGTISTGMSSDGGGGGGDSSDGDGGGGGGGGSTGSSGGSSSAGASSSAGASSSAAVSSSVASSSSTTSRSSSVSSGCPAGYQEECWMVWCGTGVCEQCACTLASSSSSPRSSSSSSSSISSSSSSSSSSRSSSSSSSSSSSSSSSSSSSSSRSSSSSRSSSSRSSSSSRSSSSRPSSSSSRSSSSSSSSSSSSSRSSSSSRSSSSSSSSSWYPYLTYSSASSYPGSIFCGNGVIELSYGEQCDDGSRNGTRNNPCGINCRLAGNCGNGIVESGEQCDRGSGNGSASLTTGGSAGGICTDACLLLSACGNGRIDSGEQCDEGADNGKFDPGCSLSCTLVNVGNPTCGDSILEAGEQCDEGQENGLSDSPCLEDCRLRAPCGNWWLDEGEECDDGNLRDQDGCSRTCVLEPEFYPRCGNYRLDGSETCDDGNTKDGDGCSSACDLEPGVEPYCGDRIVEIGEQCDDGSENSDASADRCRSNCLLPWCGDHVTDAGEQCDEGASNGQTSATCDTFCRSLLSGTAPLVITLPFGGSVIPYGPVQGQTGPATLAVMAAGAAVGWAWMRRRKKK encoded by the coding sequence GTGAGCACCGACGCCAATCCGCAGTGCCAATGTGCAGCCGGTTGCGATGAAGACAGCGATTGCGCCGACGGCGATGCCTGTACCAATGACCGGTGCATCCAGCACCAATGCCAGCATGATCCCATGTGCTGCCAAACGGCGGCGGACTGCGCCGGCGTGGTCGCCGGTATGGTTGATTGTGATACGAATCCCTGCGGTTGCGGGTGCAACTTGGGCTTCTGTTACCCAATTTTCGGTTGCGAAGGGGGAGGGTTCAGCAGCTTGGGTGGCGGAACCATAAGCACGGGCATGTCCAGTGATGGTGGAGGAGGTGGGGGCGATTCCTCGGATGGCGACGGCGGCGGTGGAGGTGGCGGGGGGAGCACAGGGTCCTCCGGCGGCAGCTCTTCCGCGGGCGCCTCTTCCAGCGCAGGAGCCTCGAGCAGTGCGGCGGTTTCGAGCAGCGTGGCCTCCAGCAGCAGTACAACCAGCAGGAGCTCCTCCGTGAGCAGCGGATGCCCCGCCGGTTACCAGGAGGAATGCTGGATGGTGTGGTGCGGGACGGGGGTGTGCGAGCAATGCGCTTGTACGTTGGCGAGCAGCAGCTCGAGTCCCCGCAGCTCTTCCTCCTCTTCCAGTTCAATCAGCTCCTCTTCGTCTTCCTCCTCAAGTTCCCGTTCCAGTAGTTCCTCTTCGTCTTCCTCCTCCTCAAGCTCCAGTTCCAGCAGCTCTTCCTCCTCCCGCTCATCCTCCAGCTCCCGCAGCTCCTCCTCCCGCTCCAGCAGTTCCTCCCGCTCCAGTTCCAGTCGTCCCTCCTCCTCCAGCTCCCGTTCCAGTTCCAGCAGCTCCTCTTCTTCCTCTTCTTCTTCCCGCTCCAGCAGTTCCTCCCGTTCCAGTTCCAGCAGCTCTTCCTCCTCCTGGTACCCCTACCTCACCTACAGTTCCGCCAGCTCCTACCCCGGCTCCATCTTCTGCGGCAACGGGGTCATAGAGCTCAGCTACGGGGAGCAGTGCGATGACGGCTCACGCAACGGCACCCGCAACAACCCCTGCGGCATCAACTGCCGCCTGGCCGGCAACTGCGGCAACGGCATTGTGGAATCCGGCGAGCAGTGCGACCGCGGTTCGGGGAATGGTTCGGCTTCGCTCACCACAGGCGGTTCCGCCGGCGGCATCTGCACCGATGCCTGCCTCCTCCTCTCCGCCTGCGGCAACGGGCGCATCGATTCCGGAGAGCAGTGTGACGAAGGGGCGGACAATGGGAAGTTCGACCCCGGCTGCTCCCTCTCCTGCACCCTCGTGAACGTGGGGAATCCCACCTGCGGCGATTCCATTCTGGAGGCGGGAGAACAGTGCGATGAGGGACAGGAGAACGGCCTCTCCGACAGCCCCTGCTTGGAGGATTGCCGCCTGCGCGCTCCCTGCGGCAACTGGTGGCTGGATGAGGGTGAGGAGTGCGACGACGGGAACCTGCGCGACCAAGACGGATGCTCCCGCACCTGCGTGCTGGAGCCGGAGTTCTACCCCCGCTGCGGCAACTACCGCCTGGACGGCAGCGAGACCTGCGACGACGGCAATACCAAGGACGGCGACGGCTGCTCTTCCGCTTGCGATCTGGAGCCCGGCGTCGAACCCTACTGCGGCGACCGGATTGTGGAAATCGGCGAGCAGTGCGACGACGGCTCCGAGAACAGCGACGCCTCCGCCGACCGCTGCCGCAGCAATTGCCTTCTCCCCTGGTGCGGCGACCACGTGACCGACGCGGGCGAGCAGTGCGATGAGGGCGCAAGCAATGGCCAAACATCGGCCACCTGCGACACCTTCTGCCGCAGCCTCCTCTCCGGTACCGCTCCGCTCGTCATCACCCTGCCCTTCGGAGGCTCCGTGATCCCCTACGGTCCCGTCCAAGGCCAAACCGGTCCCGCGACCCTCGCGGTGATGGCGGCCGGCGCGGCTGTCGGCTGGGCGTGGATGAGGAGGAGAAAGAAGAAATAA
- a CDS encoding phospholipid carrier-dependent glycosyltransferase: MPDAPPKLFSRQTAVFLFFITLLSFLTYFYRYSEPQRVYWDENYHIASAQKYLHGVFFMEQHPPLGKLLIALGEKMFHPNARTDQFLATDYGREFGDDFSFTGYRFFSAFLAWWTAPLLFLIFLLLTRNTLFSVLLSFLYVFDNALIVHLRGAMLEGPLIFFSALTIFLFLLLLEKRENVRLSRLLSIGFGVSFALVAATKVLGLVFILLLPVYLWTLRYRWKTILRRTGYFLLGFAVVYAGIWQTHFALGRRVVPELPDKGYYQASIAYKQLITEGKTGSLFAFPLMLRDSIKFIPHYNRGTPRLDLCKADENGSPFYLWPFGGRSINFRWETPDSNEYRYLYLQSNPVVWLVSFAGVLVGAALLLGSVLFDLRTPLRNRFLLTVFTGLYASYMIAIASIGRVLYLYHYFIPLVLSFLILGIVVMELQRIGGWKLTEHRKTVALLVFAGLIFASYEFYRPLTYYEPLTDAQFKRRMVLPVWELACVHCEKVNGVAVPCK; the protein is encoded by the coding sequence ATGCCGGATGCACCACCAAAACTTTTTTCGCGGCAAACCGCCGTGTTCCTGTTCTTCATTACGCTCCTCTCGTTCCTCACGTACTTCTACCGGTACAGCGAGCCGCAGCGCGTGTACTGGGATGAGAACTACCACATCGCCAGCGCGCAGAAGTACCTGCACGGCGTGTTCTTCATGGAGCAGCATCCGCCCCTGGGCAAGCTCCTCATCGCGCTCGGGGAGAAGATGTTCCACCCCAACGCGCGCACGGACCAGTTCCTCGCCACCGACTACGGGCGCGAGTTCGGCGACGACTTCTCCTTCACCGGGTACCGCTTCTTCTCCGCCTTCCTCGCATGGTGGACCGCTCCGCTGCTCTTCCTGATCTTCCTCCTCCTCACCCGCAACACGCTCTTCTCCGTGCTCCTCAGCTTCCTCTACGTCTTCGACAACGCCCTCATCGTGCACCTGCGGGGCGCCATGCTGGAGGGGCCGCTCATCTTCTTCAGCGCGCTCACCATTTTCCTGTTCCTCCTGCTTCTGGAAAAACGGGAGAACGTCCGCCTGTCGCGCCTCCTCAGCATCGGCTTCGGCGTCTCCTTCGCGCTGGTGGCCGCCACCAAAGTGCTCGGCCTCGTGTTCATCCTGCTCCTCCCCGTATACCTGTGGACGCTCCGTTACCGGTGGAAGACGATACTGCGGCGGACGGGGTACTTCCTCCTGGGATTCGCGGTGGTGTACGCGGGCATTTGGCAGACGCACTTCGCGCTCGGCAGGCGCGTGGTCCCCGAACTGCCGGACAAGGGCTACTACCAAGCGTCCATCGCCTACAAGCAACTCATCACCGAAGGCAAGACCGGCTCCCTGTTCGCCTTCCCCCTCATGCTGCGCGACTCGATCAAGTTCATCCCCCACTACAACCGCGGTACGCCGCGTTTGGACCTGTGCAAAGCGGATGAGAACGGGAGCCCCTTCTACCTGTGGCCGTTCGGGGGGCGCTCCATCAACTTCCGGTGGGAGACCCCGGACAGCAACGAGTACCGCTACCTCTACCTCCAGTCCAACCCCGTGGTGTGGCTCGTCTCCTTCGCGGGCGTGCTGGTGGGGGCCGCGCTCCTCCTGGGCTCCGTGCTGTTCGACCTGCGCACACCCCTCCGGAACCGCTTCCTCCTCACGGTGTTCACGGGGCTCTACGCCTCGTACATGATCGCCATCGCCAGCATCGGCCGCGTGCTCTACCTGTACCACTACTTCATACCGCTCGTCCTCAGCTTCCTCATCCTCGGCATCGTAGTGATGGAACTGCAGCGCATCGGCGGCTGGAAGCTCACCGAGCACCGCAAAACGGTGGCGCTCCTCGTGTTCGCCGGCCTCATCTTCGCCTCCTACGAGTTCTACCGCCCCCTCACGTACTACGAGCCGCTCACGGACGCGCAGTTCAAGCGCCGCATGGTCCTCCCCGTGTGGGAGCTCGCCTGCGTGCACTGCGAAAAGGTGAACGGCGTGGCGGTACCGTGTAAATGA
- a CDS encoding glycosyltransferase family 2 protein, with the protein MPPVPSLSVVLPCFNEERNIAATLRDVEQWVVKSGIGTEIVAVDDGSTDGTLSVLQSLQTSLPGLRIVRHEKNQGYGLSVRTGCDAAQGEAIAFMDSDGQFRAEDISRLLPHLDRFAFVTGRRRKRADPFIRRVFGKILGVMNLAVLGLWVRDVNCGMKVFRREIWPQIRPVHGVEKLFNTEMFLNLKRRGIPWYQVEVPHYPRRAGNPTGGSARVILRMFRELWDLKRRRSPTIPTMPKN; encoded by the coding sequence ATGCCCCCCGTCCCCTCCCTCTCCGTCGTCCTGCCCTGCTTCAATGAGGAGCGGAACATCGCCGCGACCCTGCGTGACGTGGAGCAGTGGGTCGTGAAGTCCGGCATCGGGACGGAGATCGTGGCGGTGGATGACGGGTCCACGGACGGCACCTTGAGCGTCCTGCAAAGCCTGCAGACCTCCCTTCCGGGTCTCCGCATCGTGCGCCATGAGAAGAACCAAGGCTACGGGCTCTCCGTGCGCACGGGCTGCGACGCGGCACAGGGCGAGGCGATCGCCTTCATGGACAGCGACGGGCAGTTCCGCGCGGAGGACATCTCCCGCCTTCTCCCGCACTTGGATCGTTTCGCCTTCGTCACGGGGCGCCGGCGCAAGCGCGCGGACCCCTTCATCCGGCGCGTCTTCGGAAAGATCCTGGGGGTGATGAACCTCGCGGTGCTCGGGCTGTGGGTGCGCGACGTGAACTGCGGCATGAAGGTGTTCCGCAGGGAAATCTGGCCGCAGATCCGGCCGGTGCACGGGGTGGAGAAGCTCTTCAACACGGAGATGTTCCTCAACCTCAAGCGGCGGGGCATCCCCTGGTACCAGGTGGAAGTGCCGCACTACCCGCGGCGCGCGGGCAACCCCACGGGCGGCTCGGCGCGCGTGATTTTGCGGATGTTCAGGGAGCTGTGGGATTTAAAAAGGAGAAGGAGTCCGACGATTCCGACGATGCCGAAGAACTAA
- a CDS encoding glycosyltransferase family 39 protein produces the protein MFARPAAKRERKAAVPWLALGSTLALTLLLSAFILRQWPSFGKVSYVYRGGKMETAELPLSVPTQGENLSVLVPLRLGLFHPALYRVKADDCLQDLFINDVRVPRERTDFCDYSKGRILNLAPYLRRGENLMQFNIRDHGGMGGVDIRPSPGDPLPLALSLTLFIGAAAALFLLRRPLGHWLLPTAVSAAAFSVHFLYWMGTTFTTRGYDTEGHVEYVQYVLNNARIPPASEGWEYYQPPLYYFFAALWGKAGAMLSLPLSGSLQLLSLFLSLLSAACIFWIGTALFDARRERWGFSLFLASSLLLPGMVFFTPRINNDVLALTLSLLCLGLLLRWWRKPERRGAWVGVSVVLSLGILTKSTTLPLVAAALLLLLLSPVPWKKKWFLGGLSLAVILLFTDWLFLYRFIFEGARGLVGNAGNLSSGLLLKNTVAGFVRFNPLFLLGHPYNNPWDDAYGRQYLWEYLYRSAFTGEWSFGNAVRPLVSALHLLGLYALALALIGIVRHFRQEARRSLPLLLTVLVLLGAFLYNRLSVPYACSQDFRFIAPAAVPLAYYAVRGALALPRRLRIVALVMLSALPLGSAAFLLALVFGM, from the coding sequence ATGTTCGCTCGTCCCGCGGCGAAGCGCGAGCGGAAGGCTGCGGTCCCTTGGCTTGCGCTGGGCTCGACCCTGGCCCTCACCCTGCTCCTCTCGGCTTTCATCCTGCGGCAGTGGCCGTCCTTCGGCAAGGTTTCCTACGTCTACCGGGGCGGGAAGATGGAAACGGCGGAACTCCCCCTCTCCGTCCCCACCCAAGGAGAAAATCTTTCCGTCCTCGTCCCACTGCGGCTGGGGCTGTTCCATCCCGCGCTCTACCGGGTGAAAGCGGATGACTGCCTGCAGGACTTGTTCATCAACGACGTGCGCGTTCCGCGGGAGCGCACGGATTTCTGCGATTACAGCAAGGGGCGGATCCTGAACTTAGCCCCGTACCTCCGCCGGGGAGAGAACCTGATGCAGTTCAACATCCGCGACCACGGGGGCATGGGAGGCGTGGACATCCGGCCTTCCCCCGGCGATCCCCTCCCCCTCGCCCTCTCCCTCACGCTCTTCATCGGCGCGGCGGCGGCGCTCTTCCTCCTCCGCCGCCCCCTCGGCCACTGGCTCCTCCCCACAGCGGTGTCGGCGGCCGCTTTCTCCGTCCACTTCCTGTACTGGATGGGCACCACGTTCACCACGCGCGGCTACGACACGGAAGGGCATGTGGAGTATGTGCAGTACGTGCTGAACAACGCCCGCATCCCCCCCGCCTCGGAAGGTTGGGAGTACTATCAACCGCCTCTCTACTACTTCTTCGCCGCACTCTGGGGAAAGGCGGGGGCGATGCTCTCTCTCCCGCTGAGCGGCAGCCTCCAGTTGCTCTCCCTCTTTCTCTCGCTCCTCAGCGCCGCATGCATCTTCTGGATAGGGACCGCCCTCTTCGACGCCCGTCGGGAACGGTGGGGCTTCTCCCTCTTCCTCGCCTCCAGCCTGCTGCTTCCGGGAATGGTGTTCTTTACGCCGCGCATCAATAACGACGTCCTCGCGCTCACCCTCTCGCTCTTGTGCCTGGGGTTGCTGCTCCGGTGGTGGCGGAAGCCGGAACGGAGGGGTGCGTGGGTGGGCGTCTCCGTCGTCCTCTCCCTCGGCATCCTCACCAAGAGCACCACGCTGCCTCTCGTGGCGGCCGCGTTGCTGCTCCTGCTCCTGAGCCCCGTTCCCTGGAAGAAGAAATGGTTCCTGGGCGGGCTCTCCCTGGCCGTCATCCTGCTCTTCACCGACTGGCTCTTCCTCTATCGCTTCATCTTCGAAGGTGCGAGGGGACTCGTGGGGAACGCGGGTAATTTGAGCAGCGGCCTCCTTCTGAAGAACACCGTCGCCGGCTTTGTCCGTTTCAATCCCCTCTTCCTGCTCGGACATCCGTACAATAACCCCTGGGACGATGCCTACGGCCGCCAGTATCTGTGGGAATACCTCTACCGCAGCGCATTCACGGGGGAATGGTCGTTCGGTAATGCGGTGCGTCCGCTGGTCTCCGCCCTCCATCTGCTCGGCCTGTATGCGCTGGCTTTGGCGCTCATCGGAATCGTCCGGCACTTCCGGCAGGAAGCCCGGCGAAGCCTCCCTCTCCTGCTTACCGTCCTCGTCCTCCTCGGGGCGTTCCTGTACAACCGCCTCAGCGTCCCCTACGCCTGCAGTCAGGATTTTCGCTTCATCGCGCCGGCCGCCGTTCCCCTCGCGTACTACGCCGTGCGGGGCGCACTCGCCCTCCCGCGCAGGCTGCGGATCGTCGCCCTCGTGATGCTCTCGGCGCTGCCGCTCGGTTCCGCCGCGTTCCTCCTCGCCCTGGTCTTCGGGATGTGA
- a CDS encoding phosphoribosylaminoimidazolesuccinocarboxamide synthase has translation MNIPKPLTPFLSTALERTDFDFLGKKYEGKVRDVYTPNERERILIATDRQSAFDINWCTIPLKGQILTQTSAWWLDKVKDVMPSHYLSMPDPNVMVVKNLKMLKIEIVVRGYLTGSTGTSVWMNYRNGVRNFCGSILPEGMVKNQKFGCPIITPTTKGEEDESIDPASIVARGYATREQWEEIEECAFALFTQGQEIAARRGLILVDTKYEMGYDEEGVLTVADEVHTPDCSRYWVADTYGERFAKGQEPESLDKEFFRLWLRSQGFEYGGKRPVITDEVRLMLAEKYVSLYEKMTGTAFALPAETDVTGRIEKNLRAYVSM, from the coding sequence ATGAACATTCCCAAACCCCTCACCCCCTTCCTCTCCACCGCGCTCGAGCGCACGGACTTCGATTTCTTGGGAAAGAAGTACGAGGGGAAGGTGCGCGACGTGTACACCCCCAATGAGAGGGAAAGGATCCTCATCGCCACCGACCGCCAATCCGCCTTCGACATAAACTGGTGCACCATTCCCCTCAAGGGACAGATCCTCACGCAGACCAGCGCCTGGTGGCTCGACAAGGTGAAGGATGTGATGCCTTCGCACTATCTCTCCATGCCCGACCCCAACGTGATGGTGGTGAAGAACTTGAAGATGCTGAAAATCGAGATCGTCGTGCGCGGGTACCTCACAGGATCCACGGGGACATCCGTTTGGATGAACTACCGGAATGGTGTCCGCAATTTCTGCGGGAGCATCCTCCCGGAGGGCATGGTGAAGAACCAGAAGTTCGGCTGCCCGATCATCACGCCCACGACGAAAGGGGAAGAGGATGAATCCATCGACCCCGCCTCCATCGTCGCGCGCGGTTACGCAACCCGGGAGCAGTGGGAAGAGATCGAGGAGTGCGCCTTCGCGCTCTTCACCCAAGGGCAGGAGATCGCCGCCAGGCGGGGCTTGATCCTCGTCGACACCAAGTACGAGATGGGATACGACGAAGAAGGGGTGCTGACGGTGGCCGATGAAGTGCACACCCCCGACTGCTCCCGCTACTGGGTGGCCGACACGTACGGGGAACGGTTCGCCAAGGGGCAGGAGCCGGAAAGCCTGGATAAGGAGTTCTTCCGCTTATGGCTGCGGTCCCAGGGGTTTGAGTACGGGGGGAAGCGCCCGGTCATCACCGACGAGGTGCGCCTGATGCTGGCGGAGAAGTACGTGAGCCTGTATGAGAAAATGACGGGCACCGCTTTCGCGCTTCCGGCGGAAACGGATGTGACGGGGAGGATTGAGAAGAACCTGCGGGCATACGTATCCATGTGA